One stretch of Harmonia axyridis chromosome 1, icHarAxyr1.1, whole genome shotgun sequence DNA includes these proteins:
- the LOC123689027 gene encoding proline-rich protein 2-like, which produces MRWLKLLIFICLFLYAAASAAEEDSYESRSVQFNDEDEEDNYLDDIPFALDEDESIQYNEDDEEDNYLNNIPVGPTETSSSPKPSTRPGPTREPRPTRKPRPTRKPKPTRKPRPTRNPRPTRKPRPTRKPRPTKEPRPQPKPTQRPEPRPRPDPKPEPRPEPRPGPRPGPRPRPDPRPEPRPGPRPGPRPRPDPRPEPRPGPRPGPRPGPRPRPDPRPKPRPGPRPGPRPGPRPRPRPRPEPRPEPRPGPRPGPRPRPEPRPEPRPGPRPGPRPGPRPRPEPRPEPRPGPRPGPRPGPRPRPDPRPEPRPEPRPGPRPGPRPRPEPRPGPRPGPRPGPRPRPDPRPEPRPGPRPGPRPGPRPRPEPRPEPRPGPRPGPRPGPRPGPRPGPRPRPEPRPEPRPGPRPGPRPRPDPRPEPRPEPRPQPGPRQ; this is translated from the exons ATGAGGTGGttgaaacttttaatttttatatgcCTTTTTCTTTATGCAG CTGCTTCAGCTGCAGAAGAAGATTCATACGAATCCAGAAGTGTACAGTTCAATGACGAAGATGAAGAAGATAATTATTTAGACGATATACCCTTTGCATTAGACGAAGATGAAAGTATTCAGTATAATGAAGATGATGAAGAAGATAATTATTTGAACAATATACCAGTTGGACCAACTGAAACCAGTTCAAGTCCAAAACCAAGTACTAGACCAGGTCCTACCAGAGAACCAAGACCTACAAGGAAACCAAGACCTACAAGGAAACCGAAACCTACGAGAAAACCAAGACCTACGCGCAACCCAAGACCTACAAGGAAACCAAGGCCTACCAGAAAACCAAGACCAACGAAAGAACCAAGGCCACAACCTAAGCCTACTCAAAGACCTGAGCCCAGACCCAGGCCAGATCCTAAACCTGAACCCAGACCAGAACCAAGGCCAGGACCCAGACCTGGGCCCAGACCAAGACCAGATCCCAGACCGGAACCAAGACCAGGACCACGACCTGGACCGAGACCAAGGCCAGATCCCAGACCTGAACCCAGACCAGGACCAAGGCCAGGACCAAGACCTGGACCCAGACCAAGACCCGATCCCAGACCTAAACCCAGACCAGGACCAAGGCCAGGACCAAGACCTGGACCCAGACCAAGACCCAGACCAAGGCCAGAACCCAGGCCGGAACCAAGGCCAGGACCAAGACCAGGACCCAGACCAAGACCCGAACCCAGACCAGAACCAAGGCCAGGACCAAGACCTGGACCAAGGCCTGGACCCAGACCAAGACCCGAACCCAGACCAGAACCAAGACCAGGACCAAGACCTGGACCAAGGCCTGGACCGAGACCAAGGCCAGATCCCAGACCTGAACCCAGACCGGAACCGAGGCCAGGACCAAGACCTGGACCCAGACCAAGGCCAGAACCCAGACCAGGACCAAGGCCAGGACCAAGACCTGGACCCAGACCAAGACCCGATCCCAGACCTGAACCCAGACCAGGACCAAGACCTGGACCCAGACCAGGACCCAGACCAAGACCCGAACCCAGACCAGAACCAAGGCCAGGACCAAGACCTGGACCAAGGCCAGGACCAAGACCTGGACCAAGGCCTGGACCCAGACCAAGACCCGAACCCAGACCAGAACCAAGGCCAGGACCAAGACCTGGACCCAGACCAAGACCCGATCCTAGACCTGAACCCAGACCAGAACCCAGACCACAGCCGGGTCCAAGGCAATGA